Proteins encoded within one genomic window of Candidatus Methylomirabilota bacterium:
- a CDS encoding DJ-1/PfpI family protein — translation MDRKRVAILVFPNVEVLDFCGPFEVFSVTRLNEAARREEPSPFEVLLVAETEDTVVATGGLKVIPDVTLETCPPLDILVVPGGWGTRAEIKNTRLLEWIGDRGRKVETLTSVCTGSMLLGQAGLLDGRRATTHWRSLGWMRDSFPAVTVEEKLHVVEDGNVVTSAGISAGIDMALRVVIRYFGEAVGRATARHMEYPFPDDNRRRV, via the coding sequence ATGGACCGCAAGCGGGTAGCCATCCTGGTCTTTCCAAACGTGGAAGTCCTCGACTTCTGCGGGCCGTTCGAAGTCTTTTCGGTGACGCGGCTCAACGAGGCCGCGCGCCGCGAGGAGCCGTCGCCGTTCGAGGTGCTGCTGGTGGCGGAGACGGAGGACACAGTGGTGGCTACGGGCGGGTTAAAGGTCATCCCCGACGTCACGCTCGAGACCTGCCCGCCGCTCGACATCCTCGTGGTGCCCGGCGGCTGGGGCACGCGCGCTGAGATCAAGAACACGCGTCTGCTGGAGTGGATTGGGGACCGCGGGCGAAAGGTCGAGACGCTCACCTCGGTCTGCACGGGCTCGATGCTGCTGGGGCAGGCCGGGCTGCTGGACGGTCGCCGCGCCACGACGCACTGGCGCTCGCTGGGCTGGATGCGCGACTCCTTCCCGGCCGTGACGGTCGAGGAGAAGCTCCACGTGGTGGAGGACGGCAACGTCGTCACGTCGGCCGGCATCTCGGCCGGCATCGACATGGCGCTCCGCGTGGTCATCCGCTACTTCGGTGAGGCCGTCGGCCGTGCGACGGCGCGCCACATGGAGTACCCGTTCCCGGACGACAATCGCCGGCGGGTCTGA